One Planctomycetia bacterium genomic region harbors:
- a CDS encoding ABC transporter permease, which yields MKWHVLDAVFKRNFVAYFSNPTGYVFICVFVLLGSLAAFWPPEFFSSNLANLDQLNRYLPYILLVFIPAITMSVWAEERRQGTDELLLTIPASDWEVVFGKYLAAVGIFTVALLFSAICNLIFLLLWGSPDGGLFLANYLGYWFTGLAMVAVGMVASFLTNNLTVGFVLGLLLNAPLALAHQASAVMGPRLAEKVRGWSLVEHFVDFGRGAVSLSSIAYFLGIVAVCLYAAMVLIGRRHWTGRREAGGMGLHYLARTLGIAAAAIGAVLFFRAFDLRADLSAEQISSLAPDTRTLLARLERPIDIKAYVSPTVPEEYAQVRLNLLSMLRQFKQLGRGKVNVEVIETEPRTDAAALASTQFGIEPQRVVSRVRGTYRNDEEIFLGCAFTSGLEKVVVPFFDRGTPVEYELIRSISTVAQQKRKRLGLVTTDADLFGGFDMMSGQPRPRQPLVEELEKQYDVVQVDASAPIKETYDVLLVVQPSSLGPEQMPNLVAAVRAGQPVAIFEDPFPVMMPGVPGTSQPRRSPMGPMGAMFGGPQGQPKGDLGQLWQALGVRLASGAGRPAMGQMGAAPSIVYQDYNPHPKLTLENEFVFIDASLGADGQGGFNAKQPAVAGLQEVLFPFPGSLVKEGGAEVAWSPLVRTGARAGTIDFDKAEQALQRQDTRMLRAFEKPGTEPFVLAVAVDRKPDGGADAKPVRAVVVADIDLLSAVFFGLRTRGDDMFGFDFDNVTFVLNVLDTLAGDDQFVEIRKRKPKHRTLERIEEAVASARAEAEAERNKFVSIAEQAEQEASAAMQAKIGEFEKKINDLRNAENADPQAAMRAVQQLASQQRLEQRKLDTKIEQLRLKRDRDVGVVERGLEATVRREQDRQKWLAVLLPPIPPLVVGFFVYFRRRAREREGVAKSRLR from the coding sequence ATGAAGTGGCACGTTCTGGATGCCGTGTTCAAGCGGAATTTCGTCGCCTATTTCTCCAACCCGACGGGCTACGTCTTCATCTGCGTGTTCGTCCTGCTCGGGTCGCTGGCCGCCTTCTGGCCGCCGGAGTTCTTCAGCTCCAACCTCGCCAACCTCGACCAGCTCAACCGTTACCTGCCGTACATCCTCCTCGTGTTCATCCCCGCGATCACGATGAGCGTCTGGGCCGAGGAGCGCCGGCAGGGGACCGACGAGCTGCTGCTGACGATCCCGGCGAGTGATTGGGAGGTGGTGTTCGGCAAGTATCTGGCCGCCGTCGGCATCTTTACGGTCGCGCTTTTGTTTTCCGCGATCTGCAACCTGATCTTCCTGCTCCTCTGGGGTTCGCCGGACGGCGGCCTGTTCCTCGCCAACTATCTCGGCTACTGGTTCACCGGCCTGGCGATGGTCGCCGTCGGCATGGTGGCCAGCTTCCTCACCAACAACCTCACGGTTGGCTTCGTCCTCGGTCTGCTCTTGAACGCGCCGCTGGCGCTGGCCCACCAGGCGAGCGCCGTGATGGGGCCGCGGCTGGCGGAGAAGGTCCGGGGCTGGAGCCTGGTGGAGCACTTCGTGGACTTCGGCCGCGGCGCGGTCAGCCTGTCGTCGATCGCTTACTTCCTCGGTATCGTCGCTGTCTGTCTGTATGCGGCGATGGTTCTCATCGGCCGGCGGCACTGGACCGGCCGGCGCGAGGCCGGCGGCATGGGGCTGCACTATCTCGCCCGCACGCTCGGCATCGCCGCGGCGGCGATCGGAGCGGTGCTCTTCTTCCGGGCCTTCGACCTTCGGGCCGACCTGTCGGCGGAGCAGATCAGTTCGCTCGCCCCCGACACGCGGACGCTGCTCGCCCGGCTGGAGCGGCCGATCGACATCAAGGCGTACGTCAGCCCGACCGTCCCCGAGGAATACGCCCAGGTTCGCCTCAACCTGCTGTCGATGCTGCGGCAGTTCAAGCAGCTCGGCCGGGGCAAGGTGAACGTCGAGGTGATCGAGACCGAGCCGCGGACCGACGCGGCGGCGCTGGCGAGCACCCAGTTCGGCATCGAGCCGCAACGGGTGGTGTCACGGGTCCGTGGCACGTACCGCAACGACGAGGAGATCTTTCTCGGCTGTGCCTTCACGAGCGGTCTGGAGAAGGTCGTGGTGCCGTTCTTCGACCGCGGCACCCCGGTGGAATACGAGCTCATCCGCTCGATCAGCACGGTGGCCCAGCAGAAGCGGAAGCGGCTCGGCCTCGTGACCACCGACGCCGACCTGTTCGGCGGCTTCGACATGATGAGCGGCCAGCCCCGGCCCCGGCAGCCGCTCGTGGAGGAGTTGGAGAAGCAGTACGACGTGGTCCAGGTAGACGCCTCGGCGCCGATCAAGGAGACGTATGACGTGCTCCTGGTTGTGCAGCCGTCGTCGCTCGGTCCGGAGCAGATGCCGAACCTCGTGGCCGCCGTGCGTGCGGGGCAGCCGGTGGCGATCTTCGAGGATCCATTTCCGGTGATGATGCCCGGCGTGCCCGGGACGTCGCAGCCGCGCCGCAGCCCGATGGGGCCGATGGGGGCGATGTTCGGCGGCCCGCAGGGGCAGCCCAAGGGTGATCTGGGCCAGCTCTGGCAGGCCCTCGGCGTGCGGCTGGCCAGCGGGGCCGGCCGGCCAGCGATGGGTCAGATGGGCGCCGCACCGTCGATCGTCTACCAGGACTACAACCCGCACCCGAAACTGACGCTCGAGAACGAGTTCGTGTTCATCGACGCCAGCCTCGGCGCCGACGGCCAGGGGGGCTTCAACGCCAAGCAGCCGGCCGTGGCCGGGCTGCAGGAGGTGCTGTTTCCCTTCCCGGGCAGCCTGGTGAAGGAGGGGGGGGCGGAGGTGGCGTGGTCGCCGCTGGTCCGCACCGGCGCCAGGGCGGGCACGATCGACTTCGACAAGGCGGAGCAGGCGCTGCAACGGCAGGACACGCGCATGCTCCGGGCGTTCGAGAAGCCGGGGACGGAGCCGTTCGTGCTGGCGGTGGCCGTCGACCGCAAGCCTGACGGCGGCGCCGACGCCAAGCCGGTCCGGGCGGTGGTCGTGGCCGACATCGACCTGCTCTCGGCCGTGTTCTTCGGGCTGCGGACCCGGGGCGACGACATGTTCGGGTTCGACTTCGACAATGTGACGTTCGTGCTCAACGTCCTCGACACGCTCGCCGGCGACGACCAATTCGTCGAGATCCGCAAGCGGAAGCCGAAGCACCGGACGCTGGAGCGGATCGAGGAGGCCGTCGCTTCCGCCAGGGCGGAGGCCGAGGCGGAGCGGAACAAGTTCGTGTCGATCGCCGAGCAGGCGGAGCAGGAGGCCAGTGCGGCGATGCAGGCGAAGATCGGCGAGTTCGAGAAGAAGATCAATGACCTGCGGAACGCCGAGAACGCCGACCCGCAGGCGGCGATGCGGGCGGTCCAGCAGCTCGCCAGCCAGCAGCGGCTCGAACAGCGGAAGCTCGACACCAAGATCGAGCAGTTGCGGCTCAAGCGCGACCGGGACGTCGGCGTGGTCGAGCGCGGGCTCGAGGCGACGGTGCGACGCGAGCAGGACAGGCAGAAGTGGCTCGCCGTGCTGCTGCCGCCGATCCCGCCGCTCGTGGTCGGTTTCTTCGTCTACTTCCGCCGCCGCGCACGGGAGCGCGAGGGCGTGGCGAAATCCAGGCTCAGGTGA
- a CDS encoding multidrug ABC transporter ATP-binding protein, whose product MIEADRLCKYYGEFIAIEDVSFRIPRGEIVAFLGPNGAGKSTTMKILTGYLAPSSGRARIAGHDMATDRLAGAERLGYLPENGPLYPDMTPRSLLEFFADARGMSRERKRERVEKVIRQCELGSVIGKAIGKLSKGYRQRVGMAQVLLHEPDVLILDEPTSGLDPNQIREVRETIRRLGEQKTILLSTHILQEVEALADRVILIADGRLRFDGPPADLRREGRSLDDRFHELTRSA is encoded by the coding sequence ATGATCGAGGCTGACCGGCTCTGCAAGTATTACGGCGAATTCATCGCCATCGAGGACGTGTCGTTTCGCATTCCCCGCGGCGAGATCGTCGCCTTCCTCGGCCCCAACGGCGCCGGCAAGAGCACGACGATGAAGATCCTCACCGGGTATCTCGCCCCGTCGTCGGGCCGGGCGAGGATCGCCGGCCACGACATGGCCACGGACCGGCTGGCGGGTGCCGAGCGGCTCGGCTACCTGCCGGAGAACGGGCCGCTCTATCCCGACATGACGCCGCGCAGCCTGCTCGAGTTCTTCGCCGACGCCCGGGGGATGTCGCGGGAGCGGAAGCGCGAGCGGGTCGAGAAGGTGATCCGGCAGTGCGAACTGGGGAGCGTGATCGGCAAGGCCATCGGCAAGCTTTCCAAGGGCTACCGGCAGCGTGTCGGCATGGCCCAGGTGCTGCTCCACGAACCCGACGTGCTGATCCTCGACGAGCCGACGAGCGGCCTCGATCCCAACCAGATCCGCGAGGTTCGCGAGACCATTCGCCGCCTCGGCGAACAGAAGACGATCTTGCTCTCGACCCACATCCTTCAAGAAGTCGAGGCGCTGGCCGACCGCGTGATCCTCATCGCCGACGGCCGGCTGCGGTTCGACGGCCCGCCCGCCGACCTGCGTCGTGAGGGGCGGTCGCTCGACGACCGGTTCCACGAACTGACGCGGTCGGCATGA
- the rpmG gene encoding 50S ribosomal protein L33: MAKGKKKLEVVHLVCEETGDQNYTLRRKTGGEKLKVKKYSPRLRKHTVHNEKRK; encoded by the coding sequence ATGGCCAAGGGCAAGAAGAAACTCGAAGTGGTTCACCTCGTGTGCGAGGAGACCGGTGATCAAAACTACACGCTGCGCCGGAAGACCGGTGGCGAGAAGTTGAAGGTCAAGAAGTACTCGCCGCGGCTCCGTAAGCACACCGTGCACAACGAGAAGCGCAAGTAG